Below is a genomic region from Triticum dicoccoides isolate Atlit2015 ecotype Zavitan chromosome 5A, WEW_v2.0, whole genome shotgun sequence.
ACTCTTGCCGAGTTGTATCTTGTTTCAAAATTGTATTTATTCCAAGGGGCGTGCTAGGCATCGGCcggcggatcttttaaaaagatccgccGCCTCGCGAGCCATCAAATCTGGTATACTCCCGCGTTAATGGTCATTCTTCACTTTTTCCACTTTTGCAACATAGATTCTGTTGCGGAAGTTTTTGCAACAGACGACATGTTGCAGAAAACATTTGTAACAAATGTTGTGTTACaatttttttttgcaacaaagaTAATATTGTAGACTTTTTCGCAACATAGattatgttgcagaatttttttTGTCCGCATCGTCGCACCGCCGTGTTGCCACTGCAACATTCCCCATGTTTCAGAAACATGGGTGAAGTTGCAAAAATCATAAAACATATGGTGGATGAGACTAATCCACATGTGGTTGGCTCTCAAGGCAGTGTTGCCACTGCAACATTCCCCATGTTTCAGAAACATGAAGGAAGTTACAAAAATCATAAGACATACGGTGGATGGGACTAATCCATATGTGGTTGGCTCTCAAGGCCATGTTGCCACTACAACATTCCCCATGTTTCAGAAACATGAAGGATGTTGCAAAATCTTGGTAATAGATACGATAGGTGAGACTAATTCACATGTGATTGGCTTTCAAGGGCAGTGGACGCGAGGCGTAGAATCTGTTCGTACACGTGGTCTGTTGGATCAAAAGTGATCCAACGGCTTCACACACGGCGGACGCGAGAGTGCCATCCGCCGGCTGAAAGGTAACGTTTCCCTTATTCCAAATAACACAATGTGCAAGTTCTTGGAGCCCGTGCTGATGCACTACATAATCGACCAAAGGGTCTACGAGCAGCAGAAGCCCAGAACCGATCCATCATCCATGGCGGCGACTTCAGCACTCTCGATCTTCCTGCTCTTGGTTGTGCTCGCCATGTCGACAAAAGGATCGTCTGCGACGGGTAGCAGCTGGTGCGTGTGCAAGTCAGagctgccggcggcggcgctgcagaGGACGCTGGACTACGcgtgtggccacggcggcgactgcGCCCCGCTGCTCCCCGGCGGGCAGTGCCACACCGACACGGACACGGTGGCGACGCGCTGCTCCTACGCGGCCAACAGCTACTACCACAACGCCAAGGCCAAGGGcaatggccacggcggcgccacctGCGACTTCGGCGGCACCGCCACCCTCACCTCGACAGACCCGAGTACGTGTGGCCCTCTAGCCTGCTGCTTCGATCGCtagctctgccatctttatttgatctgAGGTGGATGTGCATGTATAATTCCATTGATGGTTACAAATTGTACCTTGATCTTGCAGGCTCCGGGACTTGCCGATACCCTGCAACAACTGCCCCTGCCTCTTCCCCGGCTGGTGCCCCCTGGGAGTTGTGGATGTTCCTCTTGGCGATCATCGCCATCTTCGTTTCTCTGTGCTGTTGTGTGGAGATGCACGAGCAACGGCGCAACACCTGCCGGCATTGAACCCTTCCGTAGGCTGCTTGTGCTTTGATACTCACCTGCCCGAGTATATACTAGAAGGGTTGGACGCGTTTTGCTGCCCCGTAGGTGTTATTGAGATTCTTAAAAAAGTTGCTAAATGCAATtctttaagtttgatcaaatttatgaAGAAATATATCAAAATTCGTAATATCAAATTGGTGTTATTAGAATAATGAAATGAATTTCCATAATTTTTTGGCATAATattgtggatgtcgatatttttggctctaaactttgtcaaagttaaaAGAAATTTGACTTTCCAAAGAATCAATATCCCATGTATTTTGAAACtgatggaatatttagtttggcGGATTGGGGAGACGATAGGGTGTATTTTATGTTTATTTATAATTTGGTTATTTGGCGGGCGTTTTATGGTGTGATTCTGTGTGTTGGTAAATTTTTGTGTCAGTGGCTACATGTACTATATTGGTGCTATAGTGTCATCATATGATGGCGCTTCTTTTTTGTAGGTGGTAAGAGGGTGCACGGGGTTGATATGGTTTTTTAGCCGGTTGGTGTTGATTGATTTGAAAAAACGTTGGCCCGATAAAAATCGTAAACCAAATTTAAAATTGAATATCTCAATCGAATAAAAGAGCTTCAAAATTAAGAAATAtggtgaattaaaataattaaatgagAGAGCTCTTTGAAAAATTATTGAACCGGTCAAAATCACTGACCAAGTTTTAAACTAGAGACCTTAATTAATTGTGAGGACTTAAAAATTGGGAAACATAG
It encodes:
- the LOC119300552 gene encoding PLASMODESMATA CALLOSE-BINDING PROTEIN 3-like codes for the protein MAATSALSIFLLLVVLAMSTKGSSATGSSWCVCKSELPAAALQRTLDYACGHGGDCAPLLPGGQCHTDTDTVATRCSYAANSYYHNAKAKGNGHGGATCDFGGTATLTSTDPSSGTCRYPATTAPASSPAGAPWELWMFLLAIIAIFVSLCCCVEMHEQRRNTCRH